From a region of the Arenicella xantha genome:
- a CDS encoding retropepsin-like aspartic protease family protein, producing the protein MIKQLLMIFLLLSISSVAYAKSVTAIALFNDRAMLSIDGTKPKIVRAGSSYRGVELVSSNTKEAVISVNGQRETLTLNSTTRLKHSLGAKPSASYAEEVTLFVNDAGFFESDGSIDGKGIRFLVDTGASLVVLSSEQAERVGVDYLSGQMGYANTASGTAPMYSVELDEVSIGGIRINNVRAGVIVGNYPLKPLLGMTFLSRLNMNRTGNTMVLKRR; encoded by the coding sequence ATGATTAAACAACTCTTGATGATATTTTTGTTGCTGTCGATCAGTAGCGTCGCTTATGCTAAGTCAGTGACTGCGATAGCGTTGTTTAACGATCGGGCAATGTTATCGATTGATGGCACTAAGCCCAAAATAGTGCGTGCCGGCAGCTCATATAGAGGTGTCGAGTTAGTCAGTTCGAATACTAAAGAGGCCGTGATCTCAGTCAACGGACAGCGCGAAACCTTAACCCTCAATAGTACTACACGACTTAAACACAGCCTTGGTGCCAAACCTTCTGCAAGCTATGCTGAAGAGGTTACGTTGTTTGTTAATGATGCCGGTTTTTTTGAATCTGACGGTAGCATTGATGGCAAAGGCATTCGCTTTTTGGTTGATACCGGAGCGAGCTTAGTGGTGCTCAGTAGCGAGCAAGCCGAGCGAGTGGGGGTTGATTATCTGAGTGGCCAAATGGGCTATGCAAATACCGCGTCAGGCACAGCGCCGATGTATAGCGTTGAATTAGACGAAGTCAGTATCGGTGGCATTCGGATTAACAATGTTAGAGCGGGAGTCATCGTCGGCAATTACCCGTTGAAACCGTTATTAGGAATGACCTTTTTAAGTCGTTTAAATATGAATCGCACCGGTAATACCATGGTGTTGAAGCGTCGCTAA
- the rplI gene encoding 50S ribosomal protein L9: MQVILLERIVNLGNLGDMVTVKPGYARNYLVPQGLATVATETNIQAFEGRRLELEKASADKLQAAQARATELEGKSVEIASRASDEGKLFGSVGVIEIADAFTAKGYEITKSEIQLPEGPIKAIGDYEVAASVHSEVNFTINVKVVAE, encoded by the coding sequence ATGCAAGTTATCCTATTGGAAAGAATCGTAAACCTAGGCAACCTAGGCGATATGGTCACTGTGAAGCCGGGCTATGCTCGTAACTACTTGGTGCCACAAGGTCTAGCAACTGTTGCGACTGAAACCAACATCCAAGCATTTGAAGGCCGACGTTTGGAGCTTGAAAAAGCTTCTGCGGATAAACTTCAAGCCGCACAAGCGCGTGCTACTGAGCTCGAAGGTAAGTCCGTCGAAATCGCTAGTCGTGCGAGTGATGAAGGCAAGTTGTTTGGTTCGGTTGGTGTAATTGAAATTGCTGATGCTTTCACGGCCAAAGGTTATGAAATCACCAAATCAGAAATTCAACTGCCAGAAGGTCCTATTAAAGCGATTGGTGACTATGAAGTCGCCGCCTCGGTTCATTCCGAAGTTAATTTCACTATTAACGTGAAAGTCGTTGCAGAATAA
- the folE2 gene encoding GTP cyclohydrolase FolE2, whose translation MTSATKSTNTQSTSATMEDVQGSVDTRQIPINRVGIKDIQHPITVLGKDGRRSASIATFSMSVSLPHDQKGTHMSRFIQMLNETETEISAKNFNKMLSSMVERLEAESGYIEMQFPYFIEKTAPVSGVKSLMDYQVNLVGQIEQGHIDATLEVTIPVKSLCPCSKKISEYGAHNQRSHITVGINCSSKLWLDELIKSVEAQASAELFAILKRPDEKYITERAYNNPKFVEDVVRDVADVFDQNDRILRYYVHAENFESIHNHSAFAVVEHDKSV comes from the coding sequence ATGACATCCGCAACTAAATCGACTAATACCCAATCAACTTCAGCAACCATGGAAGATGTTCAAGGTAGCGTCGACACTCGCCAGATTCCGATTAACCGAGTCGGCATCAAAGATATTCAGCATCCTATTACAGTACTTGGTAAAGACGGACGACGCTCCGCCAGTATTGCCACATTTTCGATGTCAGTGAGCTTGCCACACGACCAAAAAGGCACGCACATGTCTCGTTTCATTCAAATGCTGAATGAAACTGAAACTGAAATTTCAGCGAAAAATTTCAACAAAATGCTATCGAGCATGGTGGAACGCTTAGAAGCTGAATCAGGGTACATCGAGATGCAGTTTCCGTACTTCATCGAAAAAACTGCGCCTGTCTCGGGAGTTAAAAGCTTGATGGACTACCAAGTGAATCTTGTGGGCCAAATTGAACAAGGTCATATCGATGCGACATTGGAAGTAACCATTCCAGTCAAAAGTTTATGCCCCTGCTCTAAGAAAATTTCCGAATATGGCGCACATAATCAACGCTCGCACATTACCGTTGGCATCAATTGCAGTAGCAAACTGTGGCTTGACGAACTTATTAAAAGCGTAGAAGCGCAAGCAAGCGCTGAACTATTCGCAATTTTAAAACGACCAGACGAAAAATACATAACCGAGCGCGCGTATAACAATCCTAAATTCGTTGAAGACGTGGTACGCGATGTAGCTGATGTGTTTGACCAAAACGACCGAATTTTACGCTATTACGTTCACGCCGAAAATTTTGAATCGATACATAATCACAGCGCTTTTGCGGTGGTCGAACACGACAAGTCTGTTTAG
- the dnaB gene encoding replicative DNA helicase, giving the protein MAKTTLEEDVLRLPPQAIEAEQSILGSMMLDNRVIDEISSEIEVRDFYRSDHQLIFNEIVRLDERGEAADVVTVSEALTHLGEIDKIGGLAYLGALAKNTPNTGNVKSYAKIVRDRAILRRLIESANDIIQRAYQPDGSSPEDILDFAESIIFEIAKNNHEAKAGFRRIDSLLAEAVDKIEELFNTKQTVTGVPTGFVDLDKKTSGLQGGDLVIVAGRPSMGKTSFSMNLVEYAAINQNLPVAVFSMEMPGTQLATRLLASLSHVNSGKLRTGQLDTEDWPKLTSAVGILQDKYIYIDDTPALSPLEVRTRARRLAQEHEHGLGMIMIDYLQLMRGNDTGGGENRTLEISNITRSLKGLAKELDCPIIVLSQLNRSLEQRPNKRPVMSDLRESGAIEQDADVIMFIYRHEVYEPETDQKGLAEIIIGKQRNGPIGTVRLAWLGEFTRFENYANPNFSEEMH; this is encoded by the coding sequence ATGGCCAAAACAACGTTAGAAGAAGATGTCCTGCGCTTACCGCCGCAAGCCATAGAGGCTGAGCAGTCTATTCTCGGTTCTATGATGCTGGATAACCGAGTTATTGATGAGATCAGCTCAGAAATAGAAGTTCGCGATTTTTATCGCAGTGATCACCAGCTAATTTTTAATGAAATAGTTCGCTTGGATGAGCGTGGCGAAGCCGCTGACGTAGTAACCGTATCGGAGGCACTCACGCATCTTGGCGAAATCGATAAAATTGGCGGTTTGGCTTATTTGGGGGCGCTGGCGAAGAACACACCGAACACCGGAAACGTTAAGTCTTACGCTAAAATTGTTCGTGATCGTGCCATTCTTCGACGCCTGATCGAAAGTGCCAACGACATTATTCAGCGCGCGTATCAACCGGATGGTAGTTCGCCTGAAGATATCTTAGATTTCGCCGAGTCGATTATTTTTGAAATCGCTAAAAATAATCATGAAGCTAAGGCTGGGTTCCGTCGTATTGATAGCTTGTTGGCGGAAGCGGTCGACAAAATCGAGGAGCTATTTAACACCAAGCAAACAGTCACGGGTGTTCCAACTGGGTTTGTGGATTTGGATAAAAAGACCAGTGGTCTGCAGGGCGGGGACTTGGTGATTGTGGCGGGGCGTCCATCAATGGGTAAAACCTCTTTTTCGATGAACTTAGTTGAATATGCTGCGATTAATCAAAATTTGCCGGTAGCCGTATTCAGTATGGAGATGCCTGGCACGCAGTTAGCTACTCGTTTGTTAGCGTCGTTAAGTCATGTAAATTCCGGTAAGTTGCGTACTGGTCAGCTGGATACCGAGGATTGGCCGAAACTCACTTCTGCGGTTGGAATACTGCAAGATAAGTACATTTATATCGATGATACGCCAGCCTTGTCGCCACTCGAGGTGCGCACGCGAGCGCGACGTTTAGCGCAAGAGCATGAGCACGGTTTAGGCATGATCATGATCGATTACCTGCAACTTATGCGTGGTAATGACACCGGCGGTGGTGAAAACCGAACCCTAGAGATATCGAACATTACACGATCTCTAAAGGGTTTAGCTAAAGAGCTTGATTGTCCAATCATCGTGCTATCTCAGCTGAATCGAAGCTTGGAACAACGACCCAATAAACGGCCTGTGATGTCAGATTTGCGGGAATCGGGCGCGATCGAGCAAGATGCTGACGTTATTATGTTTATTTACCGTCATGAAGTGTATGAGCCTGAGACCGACCAAAAAGGTCTTGCTGAAATTATTATTGGTAAACAGCGTAATGGACCGATTGGTACTGTTCGTTTAGCTTGGTTAGGCGAATTTACCCGTTTCGAGAACTATGCTAATCCGAACTTTTCGGAAGAGATGCATTAG
- the rpsF gene encoding 30S ribosomal protein S6, whose product MRHYEIVYLVHPDQSEQVTAMADRYKGVIEQGGGTVHRYEDWGRRQLAFPINKIHKAHYILMNVEVSQETLAEIENLFRFNDAIIRNLVLKMKKAETEPSMMMKEVEAERQRDEERDAARAASAEADAAAAEEAAKVAAAKAAEEAKAAEAEETVEADSADESAAEEKTETEEA is encoded by the coding sequence ATGAGACATTACGAAATTGTGTATCTGGTACATCCAGATCAAAGCGAGCAGGTCACCGCAATGGCTGATCGCTATAAAGGCGTTATCGAGCAGGGCGGTGGAACCGTTCATCGCTACGAAGACTGGGGTCGCCGCCAGTTAGCATTCCCAATCAATAAAATCCACAAGGCTCACTACATTTTGATGAATGTAGAAGTTTCACAAGAGACTTTGGCTGAAATTGAGAACCTTTTCCGCTTTAACGATGCCATCATTCGCAACCTCGTGTTGAAAATGAAGAAAGCTGAGACTGAGCCATCAATGATGATGAAAGAAGTTGAAGCTGAGCGTCAGCGTGATGAAGAGCGTGACGCAGCACGTGCTGCTTCTGCTGAAGCTGATGCCGCCGCTGCTGAAGAGGCTGCTAAAGTAGCAGCAGCTAAAGCCGCTGAGGAAGCGAAAGCTGCCGAAGCTGAAGAAACCGTTGAAGCCGACAGCGCTGATGAGTCAGCTGCTGAAGAAAAAACTGAAACTGAGGAGGCATAA
- the rpsR gene encoding 30S ribosomal protein S18 produces MRRRFCRFTAEGATHIDYKDLATLKSFVSESGKIIPSRNTGTAARFQRQLASAIKNARYLALLPYTDGHR; encoded by the coding sequence ATGCGTCGTCGCTTTTGCCGTTTTACGGCTGAAGGCGCAACGCATATCGATTACAAAGATTTAGCTACGCTAAAATCATTTGTTTCGGAATCAGGCAAAATCATTCCGAGTCGTAACACTGGCACTGCAGCGCGTTTTCAACGTCAGCTTGCAAGCGCCATCAAAAACGCTCGTTATTTAGCGTTGTTGCCATACACTGACGGACACCGATAG
- the alr gene encoding alanine racemase, translated as MSIVKTQHRATHVVIDTAAYQHNLRVVKDLLPGARIMAIIKADGYGHGMELAADALQQADEFGVTCQDDAERLRAHGINKPLTLLSSRFTHDELSSFGAKRWRPVVYDLAQLDAFEQLPVSAALDIWLKIDTGMGRLGFSLAEAPEVLDRLRVNPGVQSISLMTHLANADCVDHPGNHYQFDRFDRFRAKHTFAQHSILNSAGCVGFPGQALDIVRPGLILYGVSPQSGEYASALPLKPVMTFKSALLSVRQVSAGTPIGYGSTYAVEQDTRIGIVAAGYGDGYPRHAPSGTPVFVNGTLVPLIGRVSMDLITIDLGQVEASVGDEVVLWGAENPVEIVAQNAETIAYELTCGITPRVERIII; from the coding sequence GTGTCCATAGTTAAAACTCAACATAGGGCGACTCATGTCGTCATTGATACGGCGGCGTATCAACATAATCTTCGCGTCGTTAAGGATTTGCTTCCAGGCGCCAGAATAATGGCGATTATCAAGGCCGATGGTTATGGGCATGGTATGGAGCTGGCGGCTGATGCTTTGCAACAAGCTGATGAGTTTGGCGTAACATGCCAAGATGATGCTGAACGTTTACGCGCACACGGCATAAATAAGCCGCTAACCCTGTTATCCAGCCGTTTTACACATGATGAACTATCTAGCTTCGGTGCTAAACGATGGCGCCCCGTAGTCTACGATTTGGCGCAGCTTGATGCCTTCGAGCAGTTGCCAGTTTCTGCGGCGCTCGACATATGGTTAAAGATTGATACTGGAATGGGGCGCTTGGGGTTTTCCTTGGCGGAAGCTCCCGAGGTGCTGGATCGTTTACGTGTTAATCCCGGTGTCCAGTCGATCAGTTTAATGACACATTTAGCGAATGCTGATTGTGTTGATCATCCTGGCAATCATTATCAATTTGACCGATTTGATCGATTTCGTGCCAAGCATACATTTGCGCAGCACAGTATTTTGAACTCGGCTGGTTGCGTAGGTTTTCCAGGTCAGGCGCTCGATATAGTGAGGCCGGGGCTTATTTTGTACGGTGTCTCGCCACAGAGTGGTGAATACGCGTCGGCGTTACCATTGAAACCGGTTATGACGTTCAAATCAGCGTTACTGTCGGTGCGTCAGGTATCAGCAGGAACACCGATCGGGTATGGCTCTACGTATGCCGTTGAGCAGGATACGCGCATCGGCATCGTTGCGGCTGGTTACGGAGATGGTTATCCACGGCATGCGCCATCTGGTACACCAGTGTTTGTGAATGGTACGCTAGTACCGCTGATCGGGCGTGTGTCGATGGATCTAATTACCATTGATCTTGGTCAGGTCGAGGCCAGTGTAGGCGATGAGGTTGTGTTGTGGGGCGCAGAGAATCCGGTGGAGATCGTGGCGCAGAATGCCGAGACTATCGCCTATGAGTTGACCTGTGGTATTACGCCGCGCGTTGAGCGAATTATCATCTAG
- a CDS encoding nucleotidyltransferase family protein: MATAPLSQSKLLSRSNSLALLAPLLAEPYRAESSTALKAIFDHIAPSVDTLLSILDYHGVTLLLASKHSLPTKLQPALLERKAMVVASEGLRSQALLTLFSQFSAAGLAHFILFKGGAVAHTIYQQPWHRPRSDADILIDEIYRPLANSVLANLGYQKEFAIEGKYVSYQSSYSLTLPGGSKQHIDLHWRINNRQALAQAYSVEQLHADGQSLNALHDTVVVPSTVDNLLIACLHRLGHHATEERLIWLYDIHLLASKLQSSDWQVLLSKSRHKQLCAIVADGLATCQTRLGTIVPDTIMTSLSDSKLEPSALFVNRDLPEWRYFMRDLKSMPSLSARAGLIRETVLPPAAYVRQQMGTNSTSLAYMKRLIRGIKRVRGA; the protein is encoded by the coding sequence ATGGCCACCGCCCCACTAAGCCAATCTAAATTGCTTAGTCGCTCGAACAGCCTCGCGTTGCTCGCGCCACTTCTAGCTGAACCGTACCGTGCCGAGTCGAGTACCGCGCTAAAGGCAATATTCGATCACATTGCGCCATCTGTCGACACTTTGCTAAGCATACTTGACTACCACGGCGTTACTCTGTTGCTCGCAAGCAAACACTCCCTGCCAACCAAATTACAACCAGCCTTGCTGGAGCGCAAAGCAATGGTAGTGGCCAGCGAGGGACTGAGATCACAGGCTCTGCTAACGCTATTTAGCCAGTTCTCCGCCGCCGGCCTCGCGCACTTCATTCTGTTTAAAGGAGGGGCCGTCGCCCACACGATCTATCAGCAACCTTGGCACCGACCTCGCTCGGACGCTGACATATTAATCGACGAAATTTACCGCCCCTTGGCTAATTCAGTTTTAGCCAACCTTGGATACCAAAAAGAGTTTGCGATTGAAGGCAAATACGTCTCATATCAAAGCAGCTACTCACTCACACTACCGGGCGGCAGCAAGCAGCATATCGATCTGCATTGGCGAATCAATAACCGGCAAGCGCTCGCCCAAGCTTACAGCGTCGAACAATTACATGCCGATGGCCAATCACTGAATGCTCTGCACGATACTGTGGTAGTCCCCAGCACAGTCGACAATCTACTAATCGCTTGCCTGCATCGCTTAGGGCACCACGCAACCGAAGAACGATTGATCTGGCTTTACGATATCCACCTACTTGCGAGTAAACTGCAATCCAGCGATTGGCAAGTTTTGCTTAGCAAAAGTCGGCACAAGCAATTGTGCGCCATCGTGGCTGATGGGCTAGCGACTTGCCAAACACGTCTCGGCACAATAGTTCCAGACACGATCATGACTAGCTTAAGTGATAGCAAACTGGAGCCTAGCGCGTTATTTGTTAACCGAGACCTACCAGAATGGCGCTACTTTATGCGCGACCTGAAAAGCATGCCTAGTCTTAGTGCGCGCGCAGGCTTGATTCGCGAGACCGTGCTACCACCAGCCGCTTATGTGCGCCAACAAATGGGCACTAACTCGACCAGCTTAGCCTATATGAAGCGTTTGATTCGCGGCATCAAGCGAGTGCGCGGAGCTTAG
- a CDS encoding PqqD family protein: protein MKYQLAANISLTQVDDESVLLDLDAGTYFGLNAVGTSFLQLLEAKSSFPEAVSTVQSQYDAPAEQVQHDLTELLTTLVDQGLITRRGEAP from the coding sequence GTGAAGTACCAATTAGCCGCAAACATATCCCTAACCCAAGTCGACGATGAATCTGTTTTACTAGACTTAGACGCCGGCACCTATTTTGGGCTAAATGCGGTCGGAACCAGTTTTCTCCAGTTACTTGAAGCGAAATCCAGCTTTCCTGAAGCAGTCTCTACAGTTCAATCACAATACGACGCACCTGCCGAACAAGTCCAGCATGACCTCACTGAGTTACTAACAACATTGGTTGATCAAGGGCTTATCACTCGTCGCGGCGAAGCTCCCTAA
- the radA gene encoding DNA repair protein RadA encodes MAKTKTVYACTACGAQFPKWTGQCQDCGDWNTLQEELGSQRTTSSANPKAARFEGFAPKAEVQKLQKVSVAGTPRFGTGLAELDRVLGGGLVPGSVILLGGDPGIGKSTLILQSLALLSEQKETLYVTGEESAEQIALRARRLGVQDADLSLLADNQLEGILDVAIQYKPQVLVVDSIQTLYTDTLQSAPGSVAQVRETASRLVRFGKQTGTIVILVGHVTKEGALAGPRVLEHMVDTVLYFEGEQSSTFRLIRAIKNRFGAVNEIGVFAMTDRGLKEVTNPSAMFIKRTQDDATGSVVLVSQEGTRPLLVEVQALVDQSSLANPRRVTVGLDNQRLAMLLAVVNRHAGFSLYDQDVFVNVIGGVKVHEPAADLAILLAVLSSFKNRRLPSDMAVFGEIGLTGEIRPVQGGLDRIKEVEKLGFKRLIIPKGNQSSWKSSKLEIVAVNTLEQAVRCAFDD; translated from the coding sequence ATGGCGAAAACAAAAACTGTCTACGCATGTACTGCTTGTGGTGCGCAGTTTCCAAAATGGACGGGGCAATGCCAGGATTGTGGAGATTGGAACACCTTGCAAGAGGAGCTTGGAAGTCAAAGAACAACGAGCAGCGCGAACCCCAAGGCGGCGCGGTTTGAAGGTTTTGCGCCGAAAGCTGAGGTTCAGAAGCTGCAAAAAGTCAGTGTTGCCGGCACGCCACGTTTTGGCACGGGGTTGGCTGAACTGGACCGTGTGCTCGGTGGTGGCTTAGTGCCTGGCTCGGTGATTTTATTAGGTGGCGACCCTGGTATTGGAAAGTCCACTTTGATTCTGCAAAGCTTAGCTCTGTTGAGCGAGCAAAAAGAAACGCTGTATGTGACTGGCGAGGAATCTGCCGAACAAATTGCATTGCGGGCACGTCGCTTGGGCGTGCAAGATGCTGATCTGAGTTTGTTGGCGGATAATCAACTGGAAGGCATTTTAGATGTGGCTATTCAATATAAGCCGCAAGTGTTGGTGGTCGATTCGATTCAAACCCTTTACACCGATACCTTGCAATCTGCGCCGGGCAGCGTTGCGCAGGTAAGGGAAACCGCTAGCCGCTTGGTACGTTTTGGTAAGCAAACCGGCACAATCGTTATTTTGGTGGGGCATGTCACTAAAGAAGGTGCGCTGGCGGGGCCACGCGTGCTTGAGCATATGGTGGATACAGTCTTGTATTTTGAGGGCGAGCAGAGCAGTACTTTTCGCTTGATCCGCGCGATCAAAAATCGTTTTGGGGCAGTCAATGAAATTGGCGTATTTGCAATGACTGATCGTGGCTTGAAAGAGGTCACCAATCCGTCTGCAATGTTTATTAAGCGCACGCAAGATGATGCGACAGGGAGTGTGGTATTGGTCTCGCAAGAGGGTACTCGCCCGTTATTAGTTGAGGTGCAGGCGCTGGTTGATCAGAGTTCCTTGGCGAACCCGCGTCGAGTTACTGTGGGGCTGGATAATCAACGGCTAGCGATGCTGTTAGCGGTGGTTAATCGCCATGCGGGATTTTCCTTGTATGATCAAGATGTGTTCGTCAACGTGATCGGTGGTGTTAAGGTGCATGAACCGGCGGCCGATCTCGCGATATTACTAGCGGTGCTATCGAGTTTTAAGAATCGCCGACTACCCTCCGATATGGCTGTGTTTGGCGAAATTGGTTTAACTGGTGAGATTCGCCCTGTACAAGGCGGGCTAGATCGGATAAAAGAGGTAGAGAAGCTCGGATTTAAGCGCTTAATTATACCCAAGGGGAACCAATCGAGCTGGAAGTCGAGCAAATTGGAAATAGTCGCCGTTAATACCCTGGAACAGGCAGTGAGATGTGCATTTGATGATTAA